A region from the Brassica napus cultivar Da-Ae chromosome C8, Da-Ae, whole genome shotgun sequence genome encodes:
- the LOC125591879 gene encoding uncharacterized protein LOC125591879 yields MDKHSNELKVGIPAKVLRYFPIKDRFRRMFRSQRMAEDLRWHYTNATEDGTMRHPVDSISWAQVNAKWPDFAADPRNLRLGISTDGMNPFSMQSTNHSTWPVLLVNYNTPPTMCMKAENIMLTLLIPGPTAPGNNIDVYLAPLIDDLKDLWAEGIEVYDSFAKENFNLRALLLWSISDYPALGTLSGCKVKGKQACNVCGKDTPARWLKFSRKFVYMSNRRRLPPGHRYRYKKAWFDNTVEEGNANRIQTGAEIYETLQAFTNDFGRPLEKEKKRKRLELEDDERLQEEECEESNELWRWKKRSIFFDLPYWKELPVRHNIDVMHVEKNVSDAILSLLMQSAKSKDGLKARKDLEDIGIRKHLHTEVRGKKTYLPPAAYWLSKREKTIFCQRLAKFRGPDGYCGNIANSVSVNPPNIGSLKSHDHHVLVQNLLPAALRGLLHRGPRIAINRLCSYFNRLCQRIIDPEKLISMETEFVETMCQLERFFPPALFDIMFHLPLHLSREARLGGPVHFRWMYPFERYMKTLKAFVKNYARPEACMAEAYLAGECVAFCLEFLKESVPVQEAVNRNEDVEADRMVVEGRPLQKGIEVTLSDKDRDIAHRYVLMNMASLDPFLE; encoded by the exons ATGGATAAGCACAGTAATGAGTTAAAGGTGGGGATTCCGGCAAAGGTCCTTAGATATTTTCCAATCAAGGACAGGTTTAGGAGGATGTTTAGATCACAAAGGATGGCTGAAGATCTGCGTTGGCACTATACCAATGCCACTGAAGATGGTACAATGCGGCACCCTGTTGATTCTATCTCTTGGGCACAAGTGAATGCTAAATGGCCAGACTTTGCTGCTGATCCACGGAATCTTCGACTTGGGATTTCTACAGATGGGATGAACCCTTTCTCCATGCAAAGCACCAATCACAGCACATGGCCAGTGTTGTTAGTGAACTATAACACGCCTCCAACCATGTGTATGAAGGCTGAGAATATAATGCTGACTTTGTTGATCCCTGGTCCTACTGCTCCTGGTAACAACATTGATGTTTACCTAGCACCACTGATAGACGATCTAAAGGATTTGTGGGCTGAGGGTATTGAAGTGTATGACTCATTTGCGAAGGAGAACTTTAATCTCAGAGCCTTGCTGCTTTGGAGTATCAGTGACTATCCAGCCTTAGGAACACTGTCTGGATGTAAAGTAAAGGGGAAACAAGCCTGCAATGTATGTGGAAAGGATACACCTGCAAGGTGGCTTAAGTTTAGCCGCAAGTTTGTCTACATGAGTAACAGAAGGAGACTACCGCCTGGCCATCGTTACAGATATAAAAAAGCTTGGTTTGACAACACTGTGGAGGAAGGGAATGCTAATAGGATACAAACAGGCGCTGAGATATATGAGACACTACAAGCTTTTACGAATGATTTTGGTAGACCTctagagaaggaaaaaaaaaggaaaagactagagttggaagatgatgaGAGGTTACAAGAAGAAGAGTGTGAAGAATCAAATGAACTATGGCGGtggaagaagagatcaataTTCTTTGATCTACCTTACTGGAAG GAGTTGCCTGTTCGTCACAATATTGATGTTATGCACGTAGAAAAGAATGTGTCCGATGCTATATTGTCTCTGTTGATGCAAAGTGCGAAGTCAAAAGATGGGTTGAAAGCAAGAAAAGACTTAGAAGATATTGGAATCAGAAAGCACTTGCACACAGAGGTGAGGGGAAAGAAAACATACTTACCTCCTGCTGCCTACTGGTTATCGAAGAGAGAGAAGACCATTTTCTGCCAAAGGTTAGCTAAGTTTAGAGGCCCTGATGGTTATTGTGGTAATATTGCGAATAGTGTTTCAGTTAACCCTCCAAATATTGGTAGTTTAAAGTCGCATGATCATCATGTCTTAGTACAGAACTTGTTACCAGCTGCATTAAGAGGGTTGTTACATAGGGGTCCTAGGATAGCCATAAATAGATTATGCAGTTACTTCAACAGGTTGTGTCAGCGCATCATTGACCCAGAGAAACTTATATCCATGGAGACAGAGTTTGTGGAGACAATGTGTCAGCTGGAGCGCTTCTTCCCTCCAGCCCTTTTTGATATCATGTTTCACCTTCCACTACATTTATCAAGAGAGGCACGGTTGGGAGGACCAGTTCACTTCCGATGGATGTATCCCTTCGAAAG GTACATGAAAACACTAAAGGCTTTTGTTAAGAATTATGCAAGGCCAGAAGCATGTATGGCTGAGGCGTATTTAGCTGGAGAATGTGTTGCATTTTGTTTAGAGTTCCTTAAAGAATCAGTACCAGTTCAAGAAGCAGTTAATCGTAATGAAGATGTTGAGGCTGATAGAATGGTGGTTGAAGGCCGACCTCTGCAGAAGGGTATAGAGGTTACCCTGTCAGATAAAGATAGAGACATTGCACATCGATATGTGCTAATGAACATGGCATCTTTGGATCCCTTTCTTGAGTAA